From one Excalfactoria chinensis isolate bCotChi1 chromosome 9, bCotChi1.hap2, whole genome shotgun sequence genomic stretch:
- the PIK3CA gene encoding phosphatidylinositol 4,5-bisphosphate 3-kinase catalytic subunit alpha isoform, with protein MPPRPSSGELWGIHLMPPRILVECLLPNGMIVTLECLREATLLTIKHELFKEARKYPLYQLLQDESSYIFVSVTQEAEREEFFDETRRLCDLRLFQPFLKVIEPVGNREEKILNREIGFAIGMPICEFDMVKDPEVQDFRRNILNVCKEAVDLRDANAPHSRALYVCPPNVESSPELPKHIYNKLDKGQIIVVIWVIVSPNNDKQKYTLKINHDCVPEQVIAEAIRKKTRSMLLSSEQLKLCVLEYQGKYILKVCGCDEYLLEKYPLSQYKYIRSCIMLGRMPNLMLMAKESLYTQLPLDTFTMPSYSRRISTATPYMNGEATAKSLWTINSALRIRILCATYVNVNIRDIDKIYVRTGIYHGGEPLCDNVNTQRVPCSNPRWNEWLLYDMYIPDLPRAARLCLSICSVKGRKGAKEEHCPLAWGNINMFDYTDTLVSGKMALNLWAVPHGLEDLLNPIGVTGSNPNKETPCLELEFDWFSNPVKFPDMTVIEEHANWTISRELGFNYSYAGLSTRIARDNELRESDKEQLRAICTRDPLSEITEQEKDFLWSHRHYCVNTPEILPKLLLSVKWNSRDEVAQMYCLVKDWPPIKPEQAMELLDCNYPDPMVRAFAVRCLEKYLTDDKLSQYLIQLVQVLKYEQYLDNQLVRFLLKKALTNQRIGHFFFWHLKSEMHNKTVSQRFGLLLESYCRACGMYLKHLSRQVEAMEKLINLTDILKQEKKDETQKVQMKFLVEQMRRPDFMDALQGFISPLNPAHQLGNLRLEECRIMSSAKRPLWLNWENPDIMSELLFQNNEIIFKNGDDLRQDMLTLQIIRIMENIWQNQGLDLRMLPYGCLSIGDCVGLIEVVRSSHTIMQIQCKGGLKGALQFNSHTLHQWLKDKNKGEMYDAAIDLFTRSCAGYCVATFILGIGDRHNSNIMVKDDGQLFHIDFGHFLDHKKKKFGYKRERVPFVLTQDFLIVISKGAQECTKTREFERFQEMCYKAYLAIRQHANLFINLFSMMLGSGMPELQSFDDIAYIRKTLALDKTEQEALEYFMKQMNDAHHGGWTTKMDWIFHTIKQHALN; from the exons ATGCCACCCCGACCATCATCCGGTGAACTATGGGGCATCCACTTGATGCCCCCAAGGATCCTTGTGGAGTGTCTTCTCCCAAATGGAATGATAGTGACTCTAGAATGCCTCCGTGAGGCCACATTACTAACTATCAAACACGAACTTTTTAAAGAAGCTAGGAAATACCCTCTCTATCAGCTCCTTCAAGATGAATCTTCTTACATTTTTGTAAGTGTTACgcaagaagcagaaagagaagagtTTTTTGATGAAACACGGAGACTTTGTGACCTGCGGCTATTTCAACCTTTCCTAAAAGTCATCGAACCAGTAGgtaacagagaagaaaagatccTTAACAGAGAAATAG GTTTTGCTATTGGCATGCCCATCTGTGAGTTTGACATGGTTAAGGATCCCGAAGTACaagatttcagaagaaatattcttaATGTTTGTAAAGAAGCAGTAGATCTACGAGATGCCAATGCTCCGCATAGTAGAGCGTTATATGTCTGTCCTCCAAATGTAGAGTCTTCACCTGAGCTACCCAAACATATATACAATAAACTAGATAAAG GGCAAATAATAGTGGTGATATGGGTAATAGTTTCACCTAACAATGATAAGCAGAAGTACACCTTAAAAATCAATCACGACTGTGTGCCTGAGCAAGTTATTGCTGAAGCAATTAGGAAGAAAACACGAAGTATGTTGCTGTCATCTGAACAACTGAAGCTTTGTGTGTTGGAGTACCAGGGAAAGTATATTCTGAAAGTGTGTGGCTGTGATGAATACTTGCTAGAAAAATATCCACTGAGCCAGTATAAG TACATAAGAAGTTGTATAATGCTTGGTCGCATGCCCAATCTGATGCTGATGGCTAAAGAAAGCCTATATACCCAGCTGCCACTGGATACCTTTACAATGCCTTCTTACTCCAGGCGTATCTCTACAGCTACACCCTACATGAATGGAGAAGCTACAGCCAAATCCCTCTGGACTATAAACAGTGCTCTCAGAATAAGAATCCTCTGTGCAACCTATGTGAATGTGAACATTAGAGACATTGACAAA ATCTACGTTAGAACAGGTATCTACCATGGAGGAGAACCTTTATGTGACAATGTGAATACTCAGAGGGTACCTTGCTCTAATCCCAG GTGGAATGAATGGCTGTTGTATGACATGTACATTCCTGATCTTCCACGTGCTGCTCGGCTCTGCCTTTCTATCTGCTCTGTTAAAGGACGGAAGGGTGCTAAAGAG GAGCACTGTCCATTGGCTTGGGGAAATATAAACATGTTTGACTACACGGACACTCTCGTATCTGGGAAAATGGCTTTGAATCTTTGGGCAGTACCCCATGGGCTGGAGGATTTGTTGAATCCTATTGGTGTTACTGGATCAAATCCAAACAAG GAAACTCCATGTTTAGAGCTGGAATTTGATTGGTTTAGCAATCCTGTAAAGTTTCCAGATATGACAGTGATTGAAGAACATGCCAATTGGACTATCTCACGTGAACTGGGCTTCAACTACAGCTATGCGGGACTG AGTACCAGAATAGCTAGAGACAATGAATTAAGAGAAAGCGACAAGGAGCAACTGCGAGCCATATGCACACGAGATCCTTTGTCTGAAATCACTGAGCAAGAGAAGGACTTCCTCTGGAGCCACAG aCACTATTGTGTAAATACCCCGGAAATTCTGCCCAAATTACTTCTGTCTGTTAAATGGAATTCTAGAGATGAAGTGGCTCAG ATGTACTGCTTGGTAAAAGATTGGCCTCCAATCAAGCCAGAACAAGCAATGGAGCTTTTGGATTGTAATTATCCAGATCCAATGGTGCGAGCTTTTGCAGTTCGGTGTCTAGAGAAGTACTTAACAGATGACAAACTGTCTCAGTACTTAATCCAGCTAGTACAG GTTCTGAAATATGAGCAGTACTTAGATAATCAGCTTGTGAGATTTTTACTCAAGAAAGCACTGACTAATCAACGGATCGGACACTTCTTCTTTTGGCATTTGAA GTCTGAAATGCACAATAAAACTGTAAGTCAGAGGTTTGGTTTACTTCTGGAGTCCTATTGTCGAGCGTGTGGAATGTACCTAAAGCATCTGAGCAGGCAGGTGGAGGCGATGGAGAAGTTGATTAACCTCACAGATATTctcaagcaggaaaagaaagatgagacCCAGAAG gTGCAGATGAAGTTTCTTGTTGAGCAAATGAGACGCCCAGATTTTATGGATGCTTTACAAGGCTTTATCTCTCCTCTTAATCCTGCTCATCAACTGGGAAATCTTCG gCTTGAGGAGTGCAGAATaatgtcatctgcaaaaagGCCCCTGTGGTTGAACTGGGAAAACCCAGATATAATGTCTGAATTGCTATTTCAGAACAATGAGATAATCTTTAAAAACGGAGATG ACTTGCGTCAAGACATGCTGACACTTCAGATAATTAGAATTATGGAAAACATCTGGCAAAATCAAGGTCTTGATCTTCG GATGTTGCCTTATGGTTGTTTGTCTATTGGTGACTGTGTGGGACTCATTGAGGTAGTAAGAAGTTCTCATACGATCATGCAGATTCAGTGTAAAGGAGGCTTAAAGGGAGCACTGCAGTTCAACAGCCACACGTTGCATCAGTGGCTCAAGGacaagaacaaaggagaaaT GTATGATGCAGCTATTGATTTGTTTACACGTTCTTGTGCTGGCTACTGTGTTGCTACCTTTATACTGGGCATTGGTGATCGCCACAACAGTAACATCATGGTGAAAGATGATGGACAA CTGTTTCATATTGACTTTGGCCACTTCCTTGACcacaagaagaagaaatttgGCTACAAAAGAGAGCGTGTGCCCTTTGTCTTAACACAGGACTTCTTAATAGTGATTAGTAAAGGAGCCCAAGAATGTACCAAAACGAGGGAGTTTGAAAG GTTTCAAGAGATGTGTTATAAGGCTTATCTAGCAATTCGGCAGCATGCCAATCTGTTCATAAATCTCTTCTCCATGATGCTTGGCTCAGGAATGCCAGAACTGCAGTCCTTTGACGATATTGCGTACATTCGAAAGACCCTTGCATTGGACAAAACTGAGCAGGAAGCTCTTGAGTACTTCATGAAGCAAATGAATGATGCTCACCATGGTGGCTGGACAACAAAAATGGACTGGATCTTCCACACAATAAAGCAACATGCTTtgaactga
- the ZMAT3 gene encoding zinc finger matrin-type protein 3, with amino-acid sequence MILLQQAGLLPPPEKPSSLPMSVATRPRATSPLSPPKSLGLGPSFYHAQDEELAKVVEQDPMLEELCKPLCCKLCNVTLNSAQQAQAHYQGKNHSKKLRNYYAANSCPAPTRMSNVVESVPPQVVSLPAQMGSSKPGGRVILATENDYCKLCDASFSSPAVAQAHYQGKNHAKRLRLAEAQNNSFSDGSEQGKRRTRKEGNEYKMMQNRRNTYTVQNSTGPYFNPRSRQRIPRDLAMCVTPSGQFYCSMCNAGASEEMEFRQHLESKQHKSKVSEQRYRNEMENLGYVQ; translated from the exons ATGATTCTTCTACAGCAAGCAggacttcttcctcctcctgagAAACCTTCATCTCTTCCTATGTCAGTGGCTACAAGGCCCAGAgccacctcaccactctccccaCCAAAATCTCTTGGACTGGGGCCTTCCTTTTATCACGCACAAGACGAAGAGCTTGCAAAGGTGGTGGAGCAGGACCCTATGCTGGAGGAACTATGTAAGCCTCTGTGCTGTAAGCTCTGCAATGTCACTCTGAATTCAGCCCAGCAAGCCCAGGCTCATTACCAG GGTAAAAACCACAGTAAGAAACTCCGAAATTACTATGCTGCCAATAGCTGTCCGGCACCCACCAGGATGAGTAATGTGGTTGAGTCTGTGCCACCTCAGGTTGtctcccttccagctcag ATGGGATCCAGTAAACCAGGTGGCCGAGTGATCTTGGCCACAGAGAATGATTACTGCAAGCTTTGTGATGCCTCATTTAGTTCTCCAGCTGTGGCACAGGCTCACTACCAGGGGAAAAATCATGCCAAACGGCTGCGTcttgcagaagcacagaataaCTCATTCTC GGATGGATCAGAACAAGGCAAACGGAGAACGAGGAAAGAAGGGAATGAATATAAGATgatgcagaacagaagaaatacgTACACGGTTCAAAACAGCACAG GTCCCTACTTCAATCCCCGCTCTCGTCAGAGGATTCCTCGGGATCTGGCCATGTGTGTCACCCCCAGTGGCCAGTTCTACTGTTCCATGTGCAACGCTGGGGCCAGCGAGGAGATGGAGTTCAGGCAGCATTTAGAAAGCAAGCAACATAAAAGCAAGGTGTCTGAACAGCGGTACAGAAATGAGATGGAGAACTTAGGCTATGTACAATGA